A window of Cryptomeria japonica chromosome 3, Sugi_1.0, whole genome shotgun sequence contains these coding sequences:
- the LOC131076526 gene encoding uncharacterized protein LOC131076526, whose translation MGRAGYGWAGAAGTCAAFAAVFAKAASISSQIDWRLQLLGYVGVILLNVAMWSCYVNSLKALTSLQATVINFSTNFLVSGLTGFFFFKESLHLQWFAGAFLIVLGTFILSKSSILPELVSQAAKMQHSPMYHECNG comes from the exons ATGGGAAGGGCTGGATATGGATGGGCGGGCGCAGCAGGAACATGTGCTGCATTTGCTGCAGTATTTGCCAAGGCCGCTTCGATTTCATCCCAG ATCGATTGGAGATTacagttgttgggatatgttgggGTGATTTTACTCAATGTAGCAATGTGGAGCTGCTATGTCAACAGTCTCAAGGCTTTAACTTCATTGCAAGCGACAGTTATCAACTTCTCTACTAATTTTTTGGTCTCTGGATTGACAGGATTCTTTTTCTTTAAGGAATCCTTGCATTTACAG tggTTTGCAGGCGCTTTTTTAATTGTTCTGGGGACTTTCATCCTTAGCAAATCCAGCATTTTGCCGGAGCTTGTTTCTCAGGCTGCAAAGA TGCAGCATTCTCCAATGTATCACGAATGCAATGGCTGA